GGTCCCTGGCCCAGAATACTTTTCACGAGTGGTCCGATCTGGATGTGGTTGTCATCGCTCATAGTACCGTACCATTCATGGACCGCATCGGACAAATATTGAAGCAGTTTCGCCCTAGAGTGGGGTTAGATCTTTTGGTTTATACGCCTGAGGAATGGGATCGTTTAGTCAAAG
This region of Clostridia bacterium genomic DNA includes:
- a CDS encoding nucleotidyltransferase domain-containing protein yields the protein MGTAAQKRAGLLKKELNRFIREVPEKIGAERVLVFGSLAQNTFHEWSDLDVVVIAHSTVPFMDRIGQILKQFRPRVGLDLLVYTPEEWDRLVKESSFVKEEIIKKGKVVYERPK